The following are encoded together in the Nocardia sp. XZ_19_385 genome:
- a CDS encoding isochorismatase family protein produces MAIPPIAPYSLPTPDEVDDNRVSWSLDTSRAALLIHDMQQYFIDAYRTDQEPMATALANIRRLRQFCTMAGIPVIYTMQPGDQHPSRRGILADFWGTGLESGPQAEVVAELEPGPSDIQVTKWRYSAFQRTDLRELLSHYQRDQLIITGVYAHMGCMLSAAEAFMSDVRPFFALDATADFTREDHLMALNYVARRCGVVATTEELEMSLRQAKAA; encoded by the coding sequence TTGGCTATCCCGCCGATCGCCCCGTATTCGCTGCCCACGCCCGATGAGGTGGACGACAACCGGGTGTCGTGGTCGCTGGATACGTCCCGCGCCGCGCTGCTGATTCACGACATGCAGCAGTACTTCATCGATGCCTACCGCACCGATCAGGAACCGATGGCCACGGCGCTGGCGAACATCCGCCGGCTGCGCCAGTTCTGCACGATGGCGGGCATTCCCGTGATCTACACCATGCAGCCCGGTGACCAGCATCCGTCGCGCCGCGGCATCCTGGCCGACTTCTGGGGCACCGGCCTGGAGAGCGGTCCGCAGGCCGAGGTGGTGGCGGAACTGGAGCCGGGCCCGTCCGACATCCAGGTCACCAAGTGGCGCTACTCGGCTTTCCAGCGCACCGACCTGCGGGAACTGCTGAGTCATTACCAGCGCGACCAGTTGATCATCACCGGCGTCTATGCCCACATGGGCTGCATGCTCAGCGCAGCCGAGGCGTTCATGAGCGATGTGCGCCCGTTCTTCGCCTTGGACGCGACCGCCGACTTCACCCGCGAGGATCACCTGATGGCGCTGAACTACGTGGCGCGGCGCTGTGGCGTGGTGGCGACGACCGAGGAGTTGGAAATGAGTCTGCGCCAAGCGAAAGCGGCCTAA
- a CDS encoding SDR family oxidoreductase, whose protein sequence is MSQSWEACGPVIVTGAAAGIGRAVAELFAARSAPVSLWDTDPAVFRVRTEIRAAEDDFVAHAARVDVADADAVAEAFADATRAIGPAAVLVHAAGVLETGDAADLTAAQWNRCMSVNATGTMNVTRQAATAMAANGGGSIVVVTSNAASTPRAGMAAYGASKAAAAAFARSLGLEVAAQGVRVNLVSPGSTDTPMLRGMHGADAELADIARERIIAGDPDRYRAGIPLRRIGLPEDVAEAAYFLASPAARHITLHDLRVDGGATLDM, encoded by the coding sequence ATGTCGCAGAGCTGGGAAGCATGTGGTCCGGTCATCGTCACCGGAGCGGCGGCAGGGATCGGGCGGGCGGTCGCGGAATTGTTCGCGGCGCGTTCGGCTCCGGTATCACTGTGGGACACCGATCCCGCCGTATTCCGTGTGCGCACCGAAATCCGTGCTGCCGAGGATGATTTCGTCGCGCACGCGGCCCGCGTCGATGTCGCCGACGCCGATGCGGTCGCCGAGGCCTTCGCCGACGCGACCCGTGCGATCGGCCCGGCGGCGGTGCTGGTGCACGCCGCGGGCGTGCTGGAAACCGGCGATGCGGCGGATCTGACGGCCGCCCAGTGGAATCGGTGCATGAGCGTCAACGCCACGGGCACGATGAACGTCACCCGGCAGGCCGCCACGGCCATGGCGGCCAACGGCGGCGGCTCGATCGTCGTGGTCACCTCGAACGCCGCCAGCACCCCGCGCGCGGGCATGGCGGCCTACGGCGCTTCCAAAGCCGCCGCGGCCGCGTTCGCCCGCTCGCTCGGGTTGGAGGTTGCCGCGCAAGGGGTTCGGGTGAACCTGGTCTCGCCCGGCTCCACCGACACCCCCATGCTGCGCGGGATGCACGGCGCCGACGCCGAACTCGCCGACATCGCGCGCGAACGCATCATCGCCGGTGATCCCGACCGCTACCGCGCCGGAATCCCGTTGCGGCGCATCGGGCTTCCCGAAGACGTCGCCGAGGCCGCCTACTTCCTGGCATCACCGGCCGCCCGGCACATCACGCTGCACGACCTGCGGGTCGACGGCGGCGCCACCCTCGATATGTAG
- a CDS encoding AMP-binding protein, which produces MMTRIAQAVEGIGNSFDRIAVLDDGCAHTYDLLAEAVEVLAAELLAAGVRPGERVAVYIRFGYRSLLAALAVNYAGAVAIPLDIRETCTLTERKLRVADAHWALGHVADNHIVEDVVGVDDPPMSTVAGDYTLVGLANSAARSEPPAGFVFCSPEGSLCRVVDAGALTATARTVAGQWGIGADDTVGLGLELGAFETFLAAVATLISGATLSLTDRAEEGGAASVLVHADFYAQTLPEGAGRTCDGLSVALFGRRTSALLESAGNEVRELRFPTRSQGRADSGQIRRWG; this is translated from the coding sequence ATGATGACGCGGATCGCTCAGGCGGTCGAGGGGATCGGAAACTCCTTCGACCGGATCGCGGTTCTCGACGATGGCTGCGCGCACACCTATGACCTGCTGGCCGAAGCCGTGGAAGTGCTTGCCGCCGAACTGCTCGCCGCAGGGGTTCGCCCTGGCGAGCGAGTCGCGGTCTACATCCGTTTCGGTTACCGATCGCTACTCGCGGCGCTCGCAGTGAACTACGCGGGCGCCGTGGCCATCCCGCTCGACATTCGTGAAACCTGCACGCTCACCGAACGCAAGCTGCGCGTTGCCGATGCGCACTGGGCGCTGGGGCACGTTGCCGACAACCACATCGTCGAAGACGTGGTGGGCGTGGACGATCCGCCGATGTCCACCGTCGCCGGTGACTACACGCTGGTCGGGTTGGCAAACTCCGCCGCCCGATCGGAGCCGCCGGCCGGCTTCGTCTTCTGTAGTCCGGAGGGCTCGCTGTGCCGCGTCGTGGACGCCGGGGCGCTGACGGCCACCGCGCGGACGGTGGCCGGGCAATGGGGAATCGGGGCGGACGATACCGTCGGCCTCGGTCTCGAACTCGGTGCGTTCGAAACCTTCCTGGCCGCAGTGGCGACCCTGATCTCCGGCGCGACCCTGTCCCTGACGGACCGAGCGGAGGAAGGTGGCGCCGCGTCGGTGCTCGTCCACGCGGACTTCTACGCCCAGACGCTGCCGGAGGGTGCCGGCCGGACCTGCGATGGCCTGAGCGTGGCCCTGTTCGGCCGCCGGACTTCGGCGCTGCTGGAGTCAGCCGGCAACGAGGTCCGCGAGCTCCGTTTCCCCACGCGCTCGCAGGGCCGCGCCGACAGCGGGCAGATCCGTCGCTGGGGGTAG
- a CDS encoding (2,3-dihydroxybenzoyl)adenylate synthase, whose amino-acid sequence MLDSPLPGWTPWPLAETELYRSLGYWTGETFSDLLAARAASHPAAVAVVDDANRWSYAELQSRAQELATGFRELGIRPRDRVLVQLPNIAEFVEVIFGLFQAGALPVFCLPAHRQAELVPIARASGAVAMVTCHHHQLFDHAALAATVRAEATALEHVIVVPDRGAAAPEGFLPLDELRRTPGEFPALEAADVAFLQLSGGSTGIPKLIPRTHDDYLYSVRRSAEICELDSSSVYLAALPVAHNFPMSSPGILGALWAGGTVALAADPTPSTAFAAIERFGVTITGLVPPLARVWAERAEAGTPHDLSSLRVLLVGGARCPDELARRIGPALGVTVQQVFGMAEGLVCYTRLDDPEEVIVGTQGRPMSDLDHVAVVDESGQPVEPGTDGMLITKGPYTIRGYYDNPDANAASFTPDGWYRTGDVVALRTDGNLVVKGRNGDHVNRGGEKVSAEELEEHLLEHPAVRDAAIVSVPDPALGERTCAFILATDPDAAPTLSELRRFVRERGVAAWKLPDLIEVVDSFPETGVGKTSRRALRAALTEHANR is encoded by the coding sequence ATGTTGGACTCCCCACTCCCCGGCTGGACTCCGTGGCCGCTCGCCGAAACCGAGCTCTACCGCTCGCTCGGCTACTGGACCGGCGAAACCTTCAGCGATCTGCTGGCGGCGCGGGCCGCGAGCCACCCGGCAGCCGTGGCGGTGGTCGACGACGCGAACCGCTGGTCATACGCCGAATTGCAGTCCCGGGCGCAGGAACTGGCGACCGGTTTCCGCGAGCTCGGGATCCGGCCGCGGGACCGGGTGCTGGTGCAGTTGCCGAATATCGCCGAGTTCGTCGAGGTGATCTTCGGGCTGTTCCAGGCCGGGGCGTTGCCGGTGTTCTGCCTGCCCGCGCACCGGCAGGCCGAGCTGGTGCCGATCGCGCGGGCCAGCGGCGCGGTGGCGATGGTGACCTGTCATCACCACCAGCTCTTCGATCACGCGGCGCTGGCCGCGACCGTGCGCGCGGAAGCGACGGCACTCGAGCATGTGATCGTGGTGCCGGATCGGGGTGCGGCGGCACCCGAGGGCTTCCTGCCCCTGGACGAACTGCGCCGGACCCCCGGGGAATTCCCGGCACTCGAGGCCGCCGATGTCGCGTTCCTGCAGTTGTCCGGCGGCAGCACCGGGATTCCGAAGCTGATCCCCCGCACCCATGACGACTACCTCTACAGCGTCCGCCGCAGCGCCGAGATCTGCGAACTCGATTCGAGCAGTGTGTATCTCGCGGCCTTGCCGGTCGCCCACAACTTCCCGATGAGTTCGCCCGGCATCCTGGGCGCATTGTGGGCGGGCGGCACGGTCGCTTTGGCCGCCGACCCCACCCCGAGCACCGCGTTCGCGGCGATCGAGCGGTTCGGCGTGACCATCACCGGGCTGGTTCCGCCGCTGGCCCGGGTGTGGGCCGAACGCGCCGAAGCCGGTACTCCGCATGATCTTTCGAGTCTGCGGGTGCTGCTCGTCGGTGGCGCCCGCTGCCCCGACGAACTGGCTCGGCGGATCGGGCCGGCGCTGGGGGTCACCGTGCAGCAGGTCTTCGGGATGGCCGAGGGCCTGGTTTGCTACACGCGGCTCGACGATCCCGAGGAGGTCATCGTCGGGACGCAGGGGCGGCCGATGTCGGACCTCGATCACGTCGCCGTGGTGGACGAATCCGGGCAGCCCGTCGAGCCGGGCACCGACGGCATGTTGATCACCAAGGGCCCGTACACGATTCGCGGCTACTACGACAATCCCGATGCGAACGCGGCCTCCTTCACGCCCGACGGCTGGTACCGGACCGGCGATGTGGTGGCGTTGCGCACCGACGGCAATCTCGTGGTCAAGGGCCGCAACGGCGACCACGTCAACCGTGGCGGGGAGAAGGTCTCGGCCGAGGAGCTGGAGGAGCATCTGCTCGAGCACCCGGCCGTGCGGGACGCCGCGATTGTCTCGGTGCCCGATCCGGCCCTCGGTGAGCGGACGTGCGCGTTCATTCTGGCCACCGATCCCGATGCCGCGCCGACGCTTTCGGAGTTGCGGCGCTTCGTTCGGGAGCGCGGGGTGGCGGCATGGAAGCTGCCGGATCTGATCGAGGTCGTGGACAGTTTCCCGGAGACGGGGGTCGGCAAGACCAGTCGCCGGGCGTTGCGCGCCGCGCTGACAGAGCACGCCAACCGCTAG